One window of Phycisphaeraceae bacterium genomic DNA carries:
- the apaG gene encoding Co2+/Mg2+ efflux protein ApaG, whose product MDTAPPGPTSPSRDHRASEATTPFAGGSVRVQAVPVFLPDQSDPSEREYVFGYRVRITNSTDRIVQLLARRWTIVDANGKLREVEGEGVVGRQPILGPGQFFQYESFCPLPTPWGTMEGAFSFRAREPGRAGETASSLLDGPWPENFEARVARFYLVAAESEIGSGASARA is encoded by the coding sequence ATGGATACGGCGCCTCCCGGCCCAACCAGCCCTTCGCGCGATCACAGGGCATCCGAAGCGACAACCCCTTTCGCGGGCGGAAGCGTGCGGGTGCAGGCGGTCCCGGTGTTTTTGCCGGATCAGTCCGATCCCTCCGAGCGTGAATACGTGTTCGGCTACCGGGTGCGAATTACCAACTCGACCGATCGAATTGTGCAGTTGCTCGCGCGACGCTGGACGATCGTGGATGCGAACGGCAAGCTCCGCGAAGTGGAGGGCGAGGGTGTGGTCGGCCGGCAGCCGATTCTGGGCCCCGGTCAGTTCTTCCAATACGAAAGCTTCTGTCCGCTTCCCACACCATGGGGAACGATGGAAGGAGCGTTCTCTTTTCGGGCGCGCGAACCGGGACGAGCAGGTGAAACAGCATCGTCACTGCTCGACGGACCTTGGCCCGAGAACTTTGAGGCGCGAGTCGCGCGCTTCTACCTGGTTGCCGCGGAAAGCGAAATCGGGTCCGGTGCGAGCGCAAGAGCCTGA
- a CDS encoding cupin domain-containing protein, with product MLNAQAQRIVESLGLVPLPHEGGYFRETYRSGEMIPGDALPVRYDARACGRNHSTQIYFLLAPGGVSRMHLVQSDEVFHFYRGDPVEQLQIFPDGSAQVVGIGSDLERGDRPQVVVPRGVWQGCRIRAGGGGDGYALLGCTVSPGFDWADFRLGTREQMQSLCPKAGGRVRELIEALAPIQIPEQTP from the coding sequence GTGCTCAACGCGCAGGCTCAAAGAATCGTCGAATCACTCGGTCTTGTGCCGCTGCCGCACGAGGGCGGCTATTTCCGTGAGACGTATCGTTCGGGCGAGATGATTCCGGGCGACGCGCTGCCGGTTCGGTATGACGCGCGCGCGTGCGGCAGGAATCACAGCACGCAGATTTACTTTCTGCTGGCGCCGGGGGGCGTCTCGCGCATGCATCTGGTTCAGAGCGACGAGGTGTTTCATTTCTACCGGGGCGATCCGGTGGAGCAACTGCAGATCTTTCCCGACGGGAGCGCGCAGGTCGTGGGGATCGGAAGCGATCTGGAGCGGGGCGATCGGCCGCAGGTGGTTGTGCCGCGGGGCGTGTGGCAGGGGTGCCGGATTCGCGCGGGCGGTGGGGGCGACGGGTACGCGCTGCTCGGGTGCACGGTGTCTCCGGGGTTCGATTGGGCCGACTTTCGACTCGGGACGCGCGAGCAGATGCAGTCGCTGTGCCCGAAGGCTGGGGGCCGCGTGCGGGAACTGATCGAGGCGCTCGCGCCCATCCAAATTCCGGAGCAGACGCCGTGA
- a CDS encoding CHAD domain-containing protein: MLSAVVERTGQRTLEVQPARLARRAVGEVLDAAERLMEAREATPEKVHALRRSCRTASVVLDVLESAIDRNAAERLQKTLRKLRRRAGRVRDLDVHVEIVSELLGEEGQPRRLQREIEEERPLHERDLLEYVAKVTPSRLRKLRARLGVDEETEPTTIRKQVARRAGRWIDRANEVLSHPLPADAALHDLRIDLKKLRISLRTLRDLGVRGTKRKEEIIAGAARHLGRFHDVATLRERLEQRTDAALPEIAELIRRLRTEESESVVRARDSLRKLRRA, encoded by the coding sequence ATGCTGTCCGCAGTGGTCGAAAGAACCGGTCAACGCACGCTGGAGGTGCAGCCTGCGCGGCTGGCGCGCCGGGCGGTCGGAGAGGTTCTCGATGCCGCGGAACGCTTGATGGAAGCTCGCGAAGCGACGCCGGAGAAAGTGCACGCGCTGAGGCGTTCGTGCCGCACCGCCAGTGTTGTACTGGACGTTCTGGAGAGCGCGATCGACAGGAATGCCGCGGAGAGGCTGCAGAAGACTTTGCGAAAGCTTCGCCGGCGTGCCGGTCGCGTGCGCGACCTGGATGTGCATGTCGAGATCGTCTCGGAATTGCTTGGCGAAGAGGGCCAACCCCGCCGGTTGCAGAGAGAGATCGAAGAGGAGCGGCCGCTCCATGAACGCGATCTGCTCGAGTATGTGGCGAAAGTGACGCCCTCGCGCCTGCGGAAGCTGCGCGCTCGCCTCGGCGTCGATGAAGAAACCGAGCCAACAACGATCCGCAAGCAAGTCGCGCGTCGCGCGGGGCGCTGGATCGATCGAGCCAACGAGGTTCTCTCGCATCCGCTTCCGGCCGATGCGGCCCTGCACGACTTGAGGATCGATCTCAAGAAACTCCGCATTTCGCTGCGCACGCTTCGCGATCTCGGGGTCCGCGGCACGAAGCGCAAGGAAGAGATCATCGCCGGCGCGGCGCGCCATCTGGGACGATTCCACGATGTTGCCACATTGCGCGAGCGATTGGAACAGCGGACCGACGCGGCGCTCCCGGAAATCGCAGAGCTCATTCGAAGGCTGCGGACCGAGGAGAGCGAATCGGTGGTGAGAGCCCGCGACTCGCTGCGAAAACTCCGGCGCGCTTAG
- a CDS encoding N-acetylmuramoyl-L-alanine amidase, whose translation MSPRIGRHNFVRFCSRVALRCAIAISIFVVEGCESQPKVGSELRRTGDEIVIAGRLIHTGAPVVLWTDPGGYDGYRTEKRFAPPATPTGNKAQQAEPAARFDSRAKDSPLAETTHGGNWSLNQLRGQIDQIVLHYDASGTSRQCFRTLHDVRGLSIHFMVDLDGTIYQTLDVKERAWHATKSNSRSIGIEIANIGAYPSESPVLEKWYTRDERGLYVTLPPEFGDGGIRTPGFVARPRRSDFVRGEVHGQILVQADYTAQQYASLASLLAALHIALPEIPLESPRGPMSTTLSRCLTDEEWAEFKGVLGHSNIQRNKIDPGPALDWDFLLWLARKKLDQPIKFESVDGS comes from the coding sequence ATGAGCCCGCGAATTGGCCGGCACAACTTCGTTCGATTCTGTTCCCGCGTAGCTCTGCGCTGCGCGATCGCGATCTCAATCTTCGTCGTCGAGGGCTGCGAATCGCAGCCGAAAGTCGGCTCGGAATTGCGTCGCACCGGCGACGAGATCGTGATCGCCGGAAGGCTCATCCACACCGGCGCGCCGGTTGTGTTGTGGACCGATCCCGGCGGATACGACGGTTACCGCACGGAGAAGAGGTTCGCGCCGCCCGCAACTCCGACCGGTAACAAAGCGCAACAGGCCGAGCCCGCCGCGCGTTTCGATTCGCGCGCCAAAGACTCCCCGCTCGCGGAAACAACCCACGGCGGAAACTGGAGTCTCAACCAGCTGCGCGGGCAGATCGATCAGATCGTTCTGCACTACGACGCCAGCGGCACGAGCCGCCAGTGCTTCCGAACATTGCACGATGTGCGCGGGCTCTCGATCCATTTCATGGTGGACCTCGACGGCACGATTTACCAAACGCTCGATGTGAAGGAGCGCGCGTGGCACGCAACCAAATCGAACAGCCGATCGATCGGAATCGAGATCGCCAACATCGGCGCGTACCCGAGCGAGAGCCCGGTTCTTGAAAAGTGGTATACTCGCGATGAGCGCGGGCTCTACGTGACGCTGCCGCCGGAATTCGGGGACGGCGGCATCCGGACACCGGGTTTTGTGGCGCGCCCGCGACGGTCCGACTTCGTGCGGGGCGAAGTTCATGGGCAGATCCTTGTGCAGGCGGACTACACCGCGCAGCAGTACGCGTCGCTCGCTTCTCTGCTGGCGGCGCTGCACATCGCGCTGCCCGAGATACCGCTCGAATCGCCGCGCGGCCCGATGAGCACGACGCTGTCGCGTTGTTTGACCGACGAGGAGTGGGCGGAATTCAAGGGCGTGCTCGGTCACAGCAACATTCAAAGAAACAAGATCGACCCCGGTCCCGCGCTCGATTGGGATTTCCTGCTGTGGCTCGCTCGAAAGAAGCTCGATCAGCCGATCAAGTTCGAATCGGTCGACGGTTCTTGA
- a CDS encoding S41 family peptidase, whose product MVFAGETAAKADANEWSQRAWRIAKSGRFDDFVTYIHELPDDPALGADQRAEMERSVKLLDENFAKRDQRRIERLAEVNKELDERLQGDLTPARLAKAMRSALELWVLSTDKPSVLADARVKKLVELADASARKAEQNGEWLVASEMFSLLNALLEESGQYKPDLERQSRRLAMIRMYTPERLWEMRNQRLKAEGEKELPPYNPTGDNYHQKLKGIDQDMVVRAIARSSDHVEQIPTRRLLTGGIIAIETMIATNDLHRAFPELDNQNAKEAMLTALRTEREQLATPKKNAFGRVTEPGVGEIDAILTRLLAVNDRTTKIPSEAILHEFGNGAIDQLDEFSAIIWPDELNRFNRTTQGKFVGVGVQIELDDQSNVRVVTPLEGTPAFRAGIQAGDIIKKINGKSAYGMSIDQVVDNITGPEGTQVILSVDRPETDSAQTADAIAGDSGQPSAVEAPKDNDAKPEKKYREMEFAINRQLINVVSVKGWKRKGAREDSWDWFIDRDNHIGYVRLTQFSEKTAEELRRAVSQMQKEGLSGLVMDLRFNPGGYLDQAVQVANLFIDSGVVVAMQGPNGRAESPEMARSNTARLKTTPVVVLINEGSASASEIVSGTLQHYGRTGDVNVMVLGQRSYGKGSVQKVFGLSDDAAMKLTMQYYAIPDSAPPGYRIIHRKPGAREWGITPNIAIEMLPKQTTDSILLRRNADILPTDRDDSSKSALPDPDKLLTDGLDLQLETAVEILRASTFGQHPGSNIQVRNDR is encoded by the coding sequence GTGGTATTCGCCGGTGAGACCGCCGCGAAGGCCGATGCGAACGAGTGGTCGCAGCGCGCGTGGCGGATCGCCAAGAGCGGCCGCTTCGACGACTTCGTGACGTACATCCACGAACTCCCAGACGACCCCGCCCTCGGGGCCGACCAGCGTGCGGAGATGGAGCGGTCGGTCAAGCTGCTCGACGAGAACTTCGCCAAGCGCGATCAGCGCCGCATCGAACGGCTCGCGGAAGTCAATAAGGAACTCGACGAGCGCCTTCAAGGAGACCTGACGCCCGCTCGTCTGGCGAAGGCGATGAGGAGCGCGCTGGAACTCTGGGTCTTGTCCACCGACAAGCCTTCGGTGCTCGCCGACGCGCGAGTCAAGAAACTCGTTGAACTGGCGGACGCCTCGGCGCGAAAGGCCGAGCAGAACGGCGAGTGGTTGGTCGCGAGCGAAATGTTCAGCCTCCTGAATGCGCTCCTCGAAGAATCCGGGCAGTACAAGCCCGATCTCGAACGTCAATCGCGCCGGCTGGCGATGATCCGCATGTACACGCCCGAGCGTTTGTGGGAAATGCGCAACCAGCGGCTCAAGGCCGAAGGCGAGAAGGAACTGCCGCCGTACAACCCGACCGGCGACAACTACCACCAGAAGCTCAAGGGCATCGATCAGGACATGGTGGTGCGTGCGATCGCCCGCTCCTCCGATCACGTCGAGCAGATTCCCACGCGCCGGCTTCTGACCGGCGGCATCATCGCAATCGAGACCATGATCGCGACCAACGACCTTCACCGCGCATTCCCCGAGCTCGACAATCAGAACGCGAAGGAAGCCATGCTGACCGCGCTGCGAACCGAACGCGAGCAGCTGGCAACTCCGAAGAAAAACGCCTTCGGGCGCGTGACCGAACCGGGCGTGGGAGAAATCGATGCGATCCTGACCCGTCTGCTCGCCGTCAACGATCGCACCACCAAGATTCCGTCCGAGGCGATCCTCCACGAATTCGGAAACGGCGCGATCGATCAGCTCGATGAGTTCAGCGCCATCATCTGGCCCGATGAGCTCAATCGCTTCAACCGGACCACGCAGGGCAAGTTTGTCGGCGTAGGCGTGCAGATCGAACTGGATGATCAGTCCAACGTACGCGTGGTGACTCCTCTCGAGGGCACCCCGGCCTTCCGCGCCGGGATCCAGGCCGGCGACATCATCAAGAAGATCAACGGCAAGAGCGCGTACGGCATGTCGATCGATCAGGTCGTCGACAACATCACCGGCCCCGAAGGCACGCAGGTGATTCTTTCGGTCGATCGCCCCGAGACCGACAGCGCTCAGACCGCCGACGCGATCGCCGGGGATAGCGGGCAGCCGTCGGCAGTGGAAGCGCCGAAAGACAACGACGCGAAACCGGAGAAGAAATACCGCGAGATGGAGTTTGCGATCAATCGCCAGCTCATCAACGTGGTCTCCGTCAAGGGCTGGAAGCGCAAGGGTGCACGCGAGGATTCTTGGGACTGGTTCATCGATAGGGACAACCACATCGGCTACGTGCGCTTGACCCAATTCAGCGAGAAGACCGCCGAGGAACTCCGGCGCGCCGTGAGCCAGATGCAGAAAGAAGGACTTAGCGGCCTGGTGATGGATCTGCGGTTCAATCCGGGCGGTTATCTCGATCAGGCGGTGCAGGTCGCCAACTTGTTCATCGACAGCGGCGTTGTCGTCGCCATGCAGGGCCCCAACGGCCGCGCGGAGAGTCCGGAGATGGCCAGATCCAACACCGCCAGATTGAAGACAACGCCCGTCGTTGTGCTGATCAACGAAGGCTCCGCTTCCGCGAGCGAGATCGTCAGCGGCACCCTCCAGCACTACGGGCGCACCGGTGATGTCAACGTGATGGTGCTGGGCCAGCGCAGCTACGGAAAGGGCAGCGTGCAGAAGGTGTTCGGTCTCTCCGACGACGCCGCGATGAAACTCACGATGCAGTACTACGCCATCCCCGATTCCGCGCCGCCCGGCTACAGGATCATCCACCGAAAACCCGGTGCGCGCGAGTGGGGGATCACGCCCAACATCGCCATCGAGATGCTGCCGAAGCAAACCACGGATTCGATCCTTCTGCGCCGAAATGCCGACATTTTGCCTACCGATCGCGATGATTCATCGAAGTCGGCGCTCCCCGACCCCGACAAGCTGCTCACCGATGGCCTCGATCTGCAGCTCGAAACCGCAGTCGAAATCCTGCGAGCATCGACATTCGGTCAGCACCCCGGTTCGAACATTCAGGTTCGCAACGACCGCTGA
- a CDS encoding dicarboxylate/amino acid:cation symporter: protein MRLALHWRIVIALLLGVVVGGACSLFWTAETWKSLGVGDAAAFLAGKASDANGQAGLAATLVRFVINAVSLAGDLFIRLLRFIAVPVTLFSLIVGVASLGDVRKVGKLGAQTLLVFLVTTVLAVVIGLGWSNVVRPGTFVSEEQRTAMASARAAEVAQRVDAAEKAGQAVSGWTLIRNLVPTNPFRALADAEMLQVIVLAVLLGIGLTMVGVAPGQRAHEALRACSGLSDAFIAITQAIMALSPYAVFALIVPVVAGMGLDVLRALAVYCLVVVGALGTVQFVVFPLCLLLLSKGRVSPRAFFRATAPAQLLAFSSSSSAATLAVNIECVEKRLGVPASVASFVLPLGATINMNGTALYQAVAATFLAQLYGIPLTLSDQVLIVATATLVSVGTAGVPGASIVLMVIVLESIHVPPAGIAIILGVDRILDMCRTVINITGDAMTAALISAREGSLGKPTDPDAVSASA, encoded by the coding sequence ATGAGGCTTGCACTTCACTGGCGGATCGTCATCGCGCTGTTGCTCGGAGTTGTCGTTGGCGGCGCGTGCAGTCTGTTCTGGACCGCGGAAACCTGGAAGAGTCTCGGAGTCGGAGATGCCGCGGCATTTCTCGCTGGGAAAGCGAGCGATGCGAACGGCCAGGCCGGCTTGGCCGCGACCCTGGTTCGCTTTGTGATCAACGCAGTCAGTCTTGCGGGCGATCTGTTCATCCGCTTGCTGCGATTTATCGCGGTGCCCGTCACGCTCTTCTCGCTGATCGTCGGCGTTGCGAGCCTCGGCGATGTTCGGAAAGTGGGCAAGCTGGGCGCACAGACTCTGCTGGTATTTCTGGTGACGACGGTTCTGGCGGTGGTCATCGGTCTCGGGTGGTCAAATGTTGTCCGGCCGGGAACGTTTGTCTCTGAGGAGCAAAGAACGGCGATGGCAAGCGCCCGCGCCGCCGAAGTCGCGCAGCGCGTGGACGCCGCGGAAAAGGCCGGGCAAGCCGTCAGCGGCTGGACCCTGATCCGCAATCTCGTTCCGACCAATCCGTTCCGCGCGCTCGCAGATGCGGAGATGCTGCAGGTCATCGTGCTTGCCGTTCTTCTCGGAATCGGGCTGACCATGGTGGGAGTCGCGCCAGGGCAACGCGCCCACGAGGCGCTCCGTGCATGCTCCGGGCTCAGCGATGCGTTCATCGCCATCACGCAGGCGATCATGGCGCTCTCGCCGTACGCCGTGTTCGCGCTGATCGTGCCGGTTGTTGCGGGCATGGGGCTCGACGTTCTGCGCGCGCTCGCCGTTTACTGCCTCGTCGTGGTCGGCGCCTTGGGCACCGTGCAGTTTGTGGTTTTCCCGCTCTGTCTGCTGCTGCTGTCGAAGGGGCGCGTGAGCCCGCGCGCGTTCTTCCGCGCGACCGCGCCGGCGCAGCTGTTGGCGTTTTCCTCTTCTTCTTCCGCCGCGACTCTCGCCGTCAACATCGAGTGCGTCGAAAAGCGATTGGGAGTTCCGGCCTCGGTTGCGAGCTTCGTTCTGCCGCTGGGCGCCACGATCAACATGAACGGAACCGCGCTCTACCAGGCGGTCGCCGCGACTTTCCTCGCGCAGCTCTACGGGATTCCGCTGACCCTGAGCGACCAGGTTCTCATCGTGGCGACCGCCACGCTGGTATCAGTCGGCACGGCCGGGGTGCCCGGAGCGAGCATCGTCCTCATGGTGATCGTTCTCGAATCGATCCACGTTCCTCCGGCCGGTATCGCGATCATTCTCGGCGTCGATCGGATTCTCGACATGTGCCGCACCGTCATCAACATCACCGGCGACGCGATGACCGCGGCACTGATCTCCGCGCGCGAGGGATCCTTGGGAAAACCGACCGATCCGGATGCTGTTTCCGCGAGCGCGTGA
- a CDS encoding biliverdin-producing heme oxygenase, protein MTTTTPTMGLADTLKTKTQPAHTAAERHDFQGRVLRGQLGTAGFVAQLGQYYLVHTALTSALENAKSDARVAQLLRPYHTYPDRFEADLRHFGVDPSSVTPVAATRRMIDEIASADPLSLLGFAYVAEGSTNGGKFIGQALRRALELSGGEGLSSLDPHGEAQRERWQQFRSGLDQLQMDDAGRARLIAGAEHYFQFIIKLFNELNLMFPINPANLPVTR, encoded by the coding sequence ATGACCACCACGACACCGACCATGGGCCTCGCCGACACACTCAAAACCAAAACGCAACCGGCGCACACCGCGGCGGAGCGCCACGACTTTCAGGGGCGCGTCCTGCGTGGGCAGCTCGGGACCGCCGGTTTCGTGGCACAGTTGGGCCAGTATTACCTCGTCCACACGGCTCTGACGAGCGCGCTCGAGAACGCAAAGTCCGACGCGCGAGTCGCCCAGTTGCTGCGGCCCTATCACACCTATCCGGACCGATTCGAAGCCGATCTTCGCCACTTTGGTGTGGACCCGTCGTCCGTCACACCTGTCGCGGCAACGCGGCGAATGATCGATGAGATCGCCTCCGCTGACCCGCTTTCGTTGCTGGGCTTTGCCTATGTCGCCGAAGGCTCGACCAACGGAGGCAAGTTCATCGGACAGGCGCTCCGCCGCGCTCTCGAGCTGTCCGGCGGCGAAGGTCTCTCAAGCCTTGATCCGCACGGTGAGGCACAACGCGAACGCTGGCAACAGTTTCGAAGCGGACTCGATCAACTCCAAATGGACGATGCGGGTCGTGCGCGCTTGATCGCTGGCGCGGAACATTATTTTCAATTCATTATAAAGCTTTTTAATGAATTAAATCTCATGTTTCCTATCAATCCGGCGAACCTGCCGGTCACACGATAG
- a CDS encoding PEP-CTERM sorting domain-containing protein, producing MKISAFALAAVAGATIGASANAAVLTSWDFENLLSTYSVTGANSGNIASTGGLFAGNASGTHASAATAYSSPVGNGSARSFSSNTWAIGDYYQFTSSTLGYQNITISWTQTSSNTGPRDFGLFWSTNGTTFTQIGSTLTVLANASPNPTWSSGTAQAIFNFGPTAGPANLDNQATVYFRLVNLSNISANGGSVGTGGTDRVDDVVISGDAIPAPGSIALVGLAGLFAGRRRRI from the coding sequence ATGAAGATTTCTGCATTTGCACTCGCCGCTGTGGCGGGCGCAACCATCGGCGCGTCCGCGAACGCTGCGGTCTTGACGTCGTGGGACTTCGAGAATCTGCTAAGCACCTATTCGGTCACCGGCGCGAATTCCGGAAACATCGCTTCGACTGGCGGACTGTTCGCGGGTAACGCGTCCGGCACGCACGCGTCCGCGGCGACCGCGTATTCCAGCCCCGTTGGAAACGGTTCCGCCCGTTCGTTCAGCTCGAACACGTGGGCGATCGGTGATTACTACCAGTTCACGAGCAGCACGCTCGGCTACCAGAACATCACCATTTCGTGGACGCAGACCTCCAGCAACACCGGTCCCCGCGATTTCGGGCTCTTTTGGAGCACCAACGGCACGACGTTCACCCAGATCGGATCCACGCTGACCGTTCTTGCGAACGCTTCGCCGAATCCGACGTGGAGCTCCGGCACGGCGCAGGCGATCTTCAACTTCGGACCGACCGCTGGTCCCGCGAACTTGGACAACCAGGCCACGGTTTACTTCCGTCTCGTGAACCTGTCGAACATTTCCGCGAACGGCGGTTCGGTCGGCACGGGTGGCACGGATCGCGTCGATGATGTCGTCATTTCGGGCGATGCGATTCCGGCTCCGGGCAGCATCGCGCTCGTCGGTCTCGCCGGCCTCTTCGCCGGCCGCCGTCGTCGCATCTGA
- the argH gene encoding argininosuccinate lyase produces MALWGGRFETKPDELFKQFNDSLPVDAALALQDVEGSIAWAKAIHRAGVLNDQELARLTAALSNLKSEVSNSPALPLSGADEDIHSWVERRLIEAVGDLGKKLHTGRSRNDQVATDFRLFVRAQIDARLAELKDARRALIDLAERTKSIITSGYTHLQRAQPILFAHWALAYQEMLERDAARLRDARKRVNISPLGSGALAGTTYQVDREQIAKDLGFDAPTRNSLDATSDRDFVLETLSANSITALHLSRLAEDLILFASQEFAVVEMHDSVSSGSSLMPQKKNPDACELIRGKAGRIFGAFATLAMTVKGLPLAYNKDLQEDKEPLIDSMQQLSMCLRVLVRVLDTLKVREDRARNSALDGHANATELADYLVAKGVPFRDAHDIVGKLVRLAIEKTKRLEDLPLAELQAIDKRIDAGVFKSLELETGLARREIPGGTGPRAVSDAIDAARTRLQVG; encoded by the coding sequence ATGGCTCTCTGGGGCGGACGCTTCGAAACCAAGCCCGACGAACTCTTCAAGCAGTTCAACGATTCGCTGCCCGTGGATGCCGCGCTCGCGCTTCAGGACGTGGAGGGCTCGATCGCCTGGGCCAAGGCCATTCACCGCGCTGGCGTGCTGAACGATCAGGAACTCGCGCGCCTCACCGCCGCTCTTTCAAATCTGAAATCTGAAGTTTCAAATTCGCCCGCTCTCCCTCTCTCGGGCGCCGACGAAGACATCCACTCCTGGGTCGAGCGCCGGCTGATCGAAGCGGTGGGGGACCTCGGCAAAAAGCTCCACACCGGCCGCTCTCGAAATGATCAGGTCGCCACCGACTTTCGTCTCTTCGTTCGCGCGCAAATCGATGCGCGACTCGCCGAGTTGAAGGATGCCCGACGTGCGCTCATCGACTTGGCCGAGCGCACAAAATCTATCATCACTTCCGGCTACACGCACCTCCAGCGCGCCCAGCCCATCCTCTTCGCGCACTGGGCGCTTGCTTATCAGGAAATGCTCGAGCGCGACGCCGCCCGCCTCCGCGACGCCCGCAAGCGCGTCAACATCTCACCCCTCGGCTCCGGCGCGCTCGCGGGCACGACCTATCAGGTCGATCGCGAGCAGATCGCAAAGGACCTCGGCTTCGATGCGCCGACCCGCAACAGCCTCGACGCCACCAGCGATCGCGATTTCGTGCTCGAAACGCTCTCCGCCAACTCGATCACGGCTCTTCACCTCTCCCGCCTTGCCGAAGACCTCATCCTCTTCGCCTCGCAGGAGTTTGCGGTCGTCGAGATGCACGATTCCGTCTCCAGCGGCAGCAGCCTCATGCCGCAGAAGAAGAATCCCGATGCGTGCGAACTCATCCGGGGCAAGGCCGGCCGCATCTTCGGCGCGTTCGCGACGCTCGCGATGACGGTCAAGGGTCTCCCGCTCGCGTACAACAAGGATCTTCAGGAAGACAAAGAGCCGCTGATCGATTCGATGCAGCAGCTTTCGATGTGCCTCCGCGTGCTCGTGCGTGTGCTCGACACGCTCAAGGTCCGCGAAGATCGCGCTCGCAATTCCGCGCTCGACGGCCACGCCAACGCAACCGAACTCGCGGATTACCTCGTCGCCAAAGGAGTCCCGTTCCGCGATGCGCACGACATCGTCGGAAAACTGGTGAGACTCGCGATCGAAAAAACCAAACGCCTCGAGGACCTGCCGCTCGCCGAATTGCAGGCGATCGACAAGCGCATCGACGCCGGCGTGTTCAAATCCCTCGAACTCGAGACCGGTCTGGCACGCCGCGAGATTCCCGGCGGAACCGGTCCGCGGGCCGTGAGCGACGCGATCGACGCTGCGCGAACCCGACTCCAAGTCGGCTGA
- the pdhA gene encoding pyruvate dehydrogenase (acetyl-transferring) E1 component subunit alpha: MTSLAHSPVDMSANTTKSAAAQPTKKGGPRASDSLPPETLVRWLRDMFLIREFENRTGQAYQQAKIGGFCHLYTGQEATAVGTIAALNPDDPIVTAYRDHGHALARGMDPGACMAEMFGKATGCAKGKGGSMHMFDKPNWLFGGHGIVGAQTPLGTGLAFAAKYEIEVLKRGVDGGQAKKKVALAYLGDGALNQGALHEAMNLAGLYGIPVIYIVENNGYSMGTSISRGTTMSEDLRKKADAYGIRGEIIDGLDVIDLYDAFKPLVDWCRENQKPAFVDLKTYRYLGHSMSDPQKYRTKEEVDQYKAKDSIDRLAAHLMEDRKGPDGKPLLTEQQFIELQSEVKATVKAALDFAESSPVPDESELYTDVFVNPQPNLSPTCEYTQGAKNPLL; this comes from the coding sequence ATGACTTCCTTGGCTCATTCACCCGTCGATATGTCCGCAAATACCACCAAATCAGCCGCCGCCCAGCCGACCAAAAAGGGCGGTCCCCGGGCTTCCGACAGTCTCCCCCCCGAAACACTCGTCCGCTGGCTGAGGGACATGTTCCTCATCCGGGAGTTCGAGAATCGAACAGGGCAGGCCTATCAACAGGCGAAGATCGGCGGATTCTGCCACCTCTACACCGGCCAGGAGGCCACGGCTGTCGGCACCATCGCGGCGCTGAACCCCGACGATCCGATTGTCACCGCCTACCGCGACCACGGCCACGCTCTGGCCCGGGGCATGGACCCCGGGGCCTGTATGGCCGAGATGTTCGGCAAAGCCACCGGCTGTGCCAAGGGCAAGGGCGGGTCGATGCACATGTTCGATAAGCCCAACTGGCTCTTCGGCGGCCACGGAATCGTCGGCGCGCAGACGCCGCTCGGGACCGGGCTTGCGTTCGCCGCAAAGTACGAAATCGAGGTCTTGAAGCGGGGCGTGGACGGCGGGCAGGCGAAGAAGAAAGTTGCCCTCGCCTATCTGGGCGACGGTGCCCTGAATCAGGGCGCGCTGCACGAGGCGATGAACCTCGCCGGGCTCTATGGCATCCCCGTCATCTACATCGTCGAGAACAACGGCTACTCGATGGGCACATCCATCAGCCGCGGCACGACAATGTCCGAAGACCTTCGCAAGAAAGCCGACGCCTACGGCATCCGCGGCGAGATCATCGACGGGCTCGATGTGATTGACCTCTACGACGCGTTCAAGCCGCTGGTCGATTGGTGCCGCGAAAACCAGAAGCCGGCATTCGTCGATCTCAAGACGTATCGCTATCTCGGCCACTCGATGTCCGATCCGCAGAAGTACCGGACAAAGGAAGAGGTCGATCAGTACAAGGCGAAGGACTCGATCGATCGGCTCGCGGCACACCTGATGGAAGATCGCAAGGGTCCGGACGGCAAACCCTTGCTGACCGAGCAGCAGTTCATCGAGCTGCAGTCCGAGGTGAAGGCCACGGTCAAGGCCGCGCTCGACTTTGCGGAGTCGTCGCCCGTTCCGGACGAGAGCGAGTTGTACACAGACGTCTTCGTGAACCCGCAGCCGAATCTCTCGCCGACCTGCGAGTACACGCAGGGCGCGAAGAACCCGTTGCTGTGA